A genomic region of Zalophus californianus isolate mZalCal1 chromosome 11, mZalCal1.pri.v2, whole genome shotgun sequence contains the following coding sequences:
- the NAP1L4 gene encoding nucleosome assembly protein 1-like 4 isoform X1: MADNSFSDGVPSDALEAAKNASNTEKLTDQVMQNPQVLAALQERLDNVSHTPSSYIETLPKAVKRRINALKQLQVRCAHIEAKFYEEVHDLERKYAALYQPLFDKRREFITGDVEPTDAESEWHSDSGEEEKLAGDMKNKVVLAEKEAATGEEPNPRGIPEFWFTIFRNVDMLSELVQEYDEPILKHLQDIKVKFSDPGQPMSFVLEFHFEPNDYFTNSVLTKTYKMKSEPDKADPFSFEGPEIVDCDGCAIDWKKGKNVTVKTIKKKQKHKGRGTVRTITKQVPNDSFFNFFSPLKASGDGESLDEDSEFTLASDFEIGHFFRERIVPRAVLYFTGEAIEDDDNFEEGEEGEEEELEGDEEGEDEDDADVNPKKEPSQPSECKQQ, encoded by the exons ATGGCAGATAACAG TTTTTCAGATGGTGTTCCTTCAGATGCCTTGGAGGCTGCTAAAAATGCAAGTAACACAG AAAAGCTCACTGATCAGGTGATGCAGAATCCTCAAGTTTTGGCAGCTTTACAGGAACGGCTTGACAATGTCTCCCACACTCCTTCAAGTTACATTGAGAC TTTGCCGAAAGCCGTGAAGAGAAGGATCAACGCGCTGAAGCAGCTGCAGGTGAGGTGCGCCCACATAGAAGCCAAGTTCTACGAGGAGGTGCACGACTTGGAGAGGAAGTACGCCGCCCTGTACCAGCCCCTCTTCGACAAG AGAAGGGAGTTCATCACGGGGGACGTGGAGCCGACGGACGCAGAGTCGGAGTGGCACAGCGACAGCGGGGAGGAGGAGAAGTTGGCT ggagacatgaaaaataaagtagtCCTAGCAGAAAAAGAAGCAGCAACAGGAGAGGAGCCAAACCCCAGAGGAATTCCAGAGTTCTGGTTTACCATCTTTAGAAATGTAGATATGCTAAGTGAATTAGTCCAG GAGTATGATGAGCCGATCTTGAAGCACCTGCAGGATATTAAAGTGAAGTTTTCAGACCCTGGGCAGCCTATG tcttttgtaTTAGAGTTCCACTTTGAACCCAACGACTACTTTACCAATTCAGTCCTGACAAAAACATACAAGATGAAGTCAGAGCCGGATAAGGCCGATCCCTTTTCCTTCGAAGGTCCTGAAATAGTTGACTGTGACGG GTGTGCTATTGactggaagaaagggaaaaatgttaCAGTCAAAACAATCAAGAAGAAGCAGAAACATAAGGGCCGAGGCACAGTGAGAACAATTACCAAACAAGTTCCCAACGACTcgtttttcaactttttcagcCCGCTGAAAG CGTCTGGGGATGGAGAGTCACTG GATGAAGACTCGGAATTCACATTAGCCTCTGACTTTGAAATCGGACACTTCTTTCGTGAGCGGATAGTCCCGCGGGCCGTGCTCTACTTCACAGGGGAGGCCATAGAGGATGACGACAAC tttgaagagggtgaggaaggagaggaggag GAGTTGGAAGGCGACGAGGAGGGGGAGGACGAGGACGACGCCGACGTTAACCCTAAG AAGGAGCCCAGCCAGCCGTCCGAGTGCAAACAGCAGTGA
- the NAP1L4 gene encoding nucleosome assembly protein 1-like 4 isoform X2 — protein MADNSFSDGVPSDALEAAKNASNTEKLTDQVMQNPQVLAALQERLDNVSHTPSSYIETLPKAVKRRINALKQLQVRCAHIEAKFYEEVHDLERKYAALYQPLFDKRREFITGDVEPTDAESEWHSDSGEEEKLAGDMKNKVVLAEKEAATGEEPNPRGIPEFWFTIFRNVDMLSELVQEYDEPILKHLQDIKVKFSDPGQPMSFVLEFHFEPNDYFTNSVLTKTYKMKSEPDKADPFSFEGPEIVDCDGCAIDWKKGKNVTVKTIKKKQKHKGRGTVRTITKQVPNDSFFNFFSPLKASGDGESLDEDSEFTLASDFEIGHFFRERIVPRAVLYFTGEAIEDDDNFEEGEEGEEEELEGDEEGEDEDDADVNPKV, from the exons ATGGCAGATAACAG TTTTTCAGATGGTGTTCCTTCAGATGCCTTGGAGGCTGCTAAAAATGCAAGTAACACAG AAAAGCTCACTGATCAGGTGATGCAGAATCCTCAAGTTTTGGCAGCTTTACAGGAACGGCTTGACAATGTCTCCCACACTCCTTCAAGTTACATTGAGAC TTTGCCGAAAGCCGTGAAGAGAAGGATCAACGCGCTGAAGCAGCTGCAGGTGAGGTGCGCCCACATAGAAGCCAAGTTCTACGAGGAGGTGCACGACTTGGAGAGGAAGTACGCCGCCCTGTACCAGCCCCTCTTCGACAAG AGAAGGGAGTTCATCACGGGGGACGTGGAGCCGACGGACGCAGAGTCGGAGTGGCACAGCGACAGCGGGGAGGAGGAGAAGTTGGCT ggagacatgaaaaataaagtagtCCTAGCAGAAAAAGAAGCAGCAACAGGAGAGGAGCCAAACCCCAGAGGAATTCCAGAGTTCTGGTTTACCATCTTTAGAAATGTAGATATGCTAAGTGAATTAGTCCAG GAGTATGATGAGCCGATCTTGAAGCACCTGCAGGATATTAAAGTGAAGTTTTCAGACCCTGGGCAGCCTATG tcttttgtaTTAGAGTTCCACTTTGAACCCAACGACTACTTTACCAATTCAGTCCTGACAAAAACATACAAGATGAAGTCAGAGCCGGATAAGGCCGATCCCTTTTCCTTCGAAGGTCCTGAAATAGTTGACTGTGACGG GTGTGCTATTGactggaagaaagggaaaaatgttaCAGTCAAAACAATCAAGAAGAAGCAGAAACATAAGGGCCGAGGCACAGTGAGAACAATTACCAAACAAGTTCCCAACGACTcgtttttcaactttttcagcCCGCTGAAAG CGTCTGGGGATGGAGAGTCACTG GATGAAGACTCGGAATTCACATTAGCCTCTGACTTTGAAATCGGACACTTCTTTCGTGAGCGGATAGTCCCGCGGGCCGTGCTCTACTTCACAGGGGAGGCCATAGAGGATGACGACAAC tttgaagagggtgaggaaggagaggaggag GAGTTGGAAGGCGACGAGGAGGGGGAGGACGAGGACGACGCCGACGTTAACCCTAAG gtgTAA